TGGTCATCGATTGATGCAGAATTGAAGCGAATTGGACTGGGCTAGAGCCTATATGAGGCCCTAACCCGCTTGATCAGCTTTCCAGCTTTTCGTCAATCAACTTGGCAAAATCGTCATACGACATGTTGGAATAGGTCTCACCGTCGATGACGAAAGACGGGGTGGCGTTGATCTCGTCCGCTGTGGCGTTTTTCTGATAAGCGGCAACCATGCTTTGGGCCATTGCTTCATCTTGCAGGCAAGCGTCCATTTGTTCGTCATTCATGCCTGCGGTGCGGCCAATCTTGCGCAGGTTGTCCAGAATGTTGCTGGGATCGCCATCTCCAATCCATTCTTTCTGCCCGGAATAGATCAGGTTGGTCAGGCCGAAGTACCGATCGTCACCGCCGCAGCGGGCAATCATGCCAGCCCAAAGACCAAAGCGGTCAAAATACACCTCGCGGTGAACGAACTGAATTTTGCCAGTGTCGATATAGTTCTTCTTCAGATCCTTGAAGACCGTGTCGTGGAAATTGGCACAGTGCGGGCAAGTGAACGAGGCATATTCGATCACCGTAAGCGGTGCGTTTTCATCGCCCAAGATCATGTCAGGGGCCAGTTCAACATCAGCGTCTTGTGCCTCGGCAATCGTAACACCGGGAACCGAGCCGTTGTTCTGGCTCATGTAATATGCGCCGCCGCCGATCAGCAGAAGGGCCGCAAGCAGGATGGGAAGGATTCGGGTCATGATATGTGTCAGCCTCTATCGTGTTTCTGTTTGGTCAGCACGTTGCGTGCCAGTGTTTCAAGTGCATCGCGCAAGCCGGCATCCGTGACGTCAGCCGTCACCTCGGCGGCGCGCGCGTTGGTTTTTTCGTCGATCACCGGCGCCTTTTTCGGTGCAGAAGTAAATTGCGCCTGTCCTTCGGCAAAGCCTATCGGAGCAGTTTGGGTGATCCTTATCCGCGCAATGGCGTTATATCCATAGACGGCGTTCACCTTTTCGCGCAGCGTCTCTTTCTGCATTTCCAGCATTGGAGCCTGCGCACCGGTGGTCAGCACCGTCAGTGTCGCCCCCATGCCGCCGCGCGCATATGACACCTCGACCGGTTTGGCGATGGTCGCAGTGGCATCGCCTACAATCTCTGCCCAATGGGTCAGAACACGCGTCACAGCAAATCCGCGCACTTCGCTGGTCTTGCGAATGCGTGTCGACAAAAGGCTCGAGGTCCTCTCAAACCCTTTTCTGCGGCGTTGCTTATCTTTTGGTTGACTCACGTCTGGCATACCCCGGTTTTGCCCCTATTCTATGCGGTTGAGGATGCTATGCCAGTGCAAAGCACTGATAGGGGATAACACTTGTGTGACGCGCCGAAACCCGCTGATCTTTTGACTTGGTATGATTGCCATGCCCGCGAATTGCCGTGGCGTGTCAGTCCTTCGGATCGGGCGGCAGGCGTAGTGCCCAACCCCTATGCCGTGTGGCTTTCCGAGATCATGTTGCAACAAACGACCGTTGCAGCAGTAAGAGACTATTTCACCCGATTCATGGCCCTTTGGCCCACTGTCGAAGCTTTGGCAGACGCCGATGATGACCGTGTTATGGGTGAATGGGCGGGGCTTGGGTACTATGCCCGTGCGCGCAATCTGCTGAAATGCGCGCGGACGATCACCCATCTGGGCGGGTTTCCCCGGACGCGGGCCGAGCTTGAGAAGCTGCCTGGTATCGGCCCATACACATCCGCTGCGATTTCCGCGATCGCCTTTGATCTGCCGGAAACCGTGGTGGACGGAAATGTCGAACGGGTGATGGCACGAGTGTTTCAGATCGAAACGCCGCTGACGGATGCAAAACCTCAGTTGAAGGAATGTGCTGCCAGTTTGACCCCAGACACGCGGCCAGGTGATTATGCGCAAGCGGTGATGGATTTGGGGGCCACGATTTGCACCCCCAAGTCGCCCGCCTGTGGGATTTGTCCTTGGAGCGCGAATTGTAAGGCACGACGGGCAGGGGTGCAGACCTCGCTACCCGCCCGTAAACCGAAAACTCCTAAGCCCACGCGTTATGGAATCGTCTACTTAGTTCGACGCGCGGATGGCGCTTGGCTGGTCGAGCGGCGACCGGAGCGGGGATTGCTGGGAGGGATGCTGGGTTGGCCGGGGGCTGAGTGGGGCGACACAGCCATCGAAGCCGCGCCATTGCAGGCAAATTGGAACGATCCGGGAGTCGAAGTGCGTCATACATTCACGCATTTTCACCTGAGGCTGTCGCTGCGCGTGGCTAGGGTTTCCAACACCACGCAGGTGCAAACCGGATCATTTCAGAACATCCGCCCCTCGGATCTGCCGACCGTCATGCGCAAGGCATATGACGTTGCGAAAGCCGCGTTGCCGGATTGAGCCATTCAGCCAGGCGGTTTATACCTTTGACCGGGAACAAAGAAGGACGTCACCATGGTTCCATCGTCAACGATTTCCCGGTTCCGAAACGCGGCCCCATTCGGAGTTTCACTTTTTCTGCCCGTTCTCGTCTGCATCGCGGCTGCGAAGGGCGGGTGGTATCTGCTTTTGCCCCCGCTGGGGACATGGTGGTTTTACGCGGTTTTGGATGCAGCCGTCGGCCGCTACACAGAGAATGCAGACCCTAACACGGCCGAAAGTGATCTTTTCTGGTATCGATTTATCACGCTGATCTGGTTCCCCATTCAGTTCGTCATGATATTTGGGATGATCTGGTATGTGACCGGAGCCGACCATCTGTCGCTGCTTGAAAAGTTCTTTGTTTTCTTCGGCGTGGGTGTGCTGTCGGGATCAATTGGCATTGTTTATGCGCATGAGTTGATGCATCAATCCAACCGATTGGAGCGGTGGCTGGCCGATCTGTTGTTGGCCACCGTCCTTTACAGCCATTTCCGCACCGAACACCTTTTGGTACATCACCCCTATGTTGGCACCACACGTGATGCCGTGACGGCCCGGTACAATGAAGGGTTTCACCGCTACTTCTTCCGAGTACTACGACAAACACCAGGGTCAGCATGGCGTGCGGAAAAGGCGATGCTGGCGCGGCGCGGACTGTCTGCGTTGGATGGGTCGAACCCGTTCTGGCGATACGGCGCTCTGCAACTGATCTGCTGTATTTTTTCGGTGTTGATCGGTGGCTGGCTCGGACTGGCATTGTTTGCCTATCAGGCGTTCATCGCCATCTGGCAGTTGGAGCTGACGAACTATGTTGAACATTACGGGTTAACCCGCAAGCATCTGGGTGACGGCAAATACGAACGTGTGATGCCGCATCACAGCTGGAATGCCGATCACCGGGCTTCGAATTGGTTGCTGATCAACCTGCAACGCCATTCCGATCATCACTATAAGCCCGCGCGTCGGTTTCCGCTGTTGCAAACCTATGCCGATAGCGAAGCACCGCAGTTGCCGTTTGGTTATCCGGTAATGACGGTTGCCGCATTGATCCCGCCTGTGTGGCGGCGGGTGATGAACCCGCGCGTGCGCGCATGGCGCAAGCTACATTATCCAGAGATCACGGATTGGAGCGCTTACAAGGCTGGCACCCTGCCACCGCCGGGCGTGCACTAGGGGAAGGTTGTTGGTGCGTCGCCAGTTTTCCATGGCGGATATTTCTGCATTACGTTGGCAAGTCGGTCGCTGGCTAGAAATTTCTCTAGCCAGGCCGAAACGCGCGGTGTCGCTTCGGCTTCGAAGCGCGGCTTGTCAATCATTGCGAACTGTCGAATGAAGGGCAGGGTGGCGAAATCTGCCAGTGTCGGACGGTTGCCAAACAGCCAGCCGCCGCCAAGTTGCGTCTCAAGCACGGCCAGAATTTTCATTGCTTCGGCGCGCGTGACTTCCGGGTCGCTGTCCGGGTGACGCACGGCGTATTTCGTCTGATCCAGCGCACGCTTGAACGGACCGTCAAAGATGTCGATCTGGTCAAACCCTGCGCTCGGCATATCGCAAAGCGCATCGGGGTCATTTTGCGCCAAAGCCCAACGCATGATGTCAAAGCTTTCGTCCAGCACGCTATCGGCAGTCACCAGACACGGCACAGTCGCGGTGGGCGAGGCGTCCAGAAACGCCTGTGGCTTGTCGCGCAACAAAATTTCGCGCAGCTCGACCTGCACACCGCTGCTGGCGATGGCAAGGCGTGCGCGGATGGCATAGGGGCAACGGCGGAAGGAATAAAGGATTGGCAACATAGCCTATTCCTGCCTGAAATGGGGCAGGGGGTGCAAGTGGGTGGCGATCACCAACGAAAAAAAGCCCCACCCTTCGCAGGGCGGGGTCAGTTAGAGTGCCATGGAACAGACCACAGGCACCGGCGGTACACCGAGTTGCGGGCGCATATGTCTGTGCCCGCAGAAATTCTTGGATTAGTTCATTTCCGCGCGAATTTGTTGGCGCAGTAGGTCGATGGGGACTTTCTTTCCGTCTTGCTTGAAGAACCAATAAGTCCAGCCATTGCAGCTTGGCGCGCTTTCCAGCGCTGCACCAACCTGATGGATTGAGCCGCGCGCCTCGCCGGAAATCAACGTGCCATCAGCGCGGACTTTGGCGGTTTTGCCGCGCGGGCTGGTCAGAACTTCGCCGGGGCGCAACATGCCACGTTCGACCAGCTGGCCAAAAGGCACGCGCGGCTCGGCGCGTTTGGATGGTGTGGTGGTCAGCGCCTCTTTATCAAACTTGCGGACCTTCGCGATACGTTTCTCGGCCACTTTGCGATAAGCCGCTTCCCGTTCGATCCCGATGAAATCGCGGCCCAGCATCTTGGCTACAGCCCCCGTAGTGCCAGTGCCAAAGAACGGGTCAAGGATCACATCACCGGGATTGGTGGAGCCGACCAGAACGCGGTGCAGCAGGCTTTCCGGCTTCTGAGTCGGATGCGCCTTGTCGCCATTTTCGTCTTTCAGACGCTCATGCCCGGTGCAGATCGGCAGGACCCAATCGGACCGCATCTGTATGCCTTCGTTCAGCGCCTTCAGGGCTTCGTAGTTGAACGTGTATTTCGCGCCCTCGGATTTCGAGGCCCAAATCATGGTTTCATGCGCGTTCGTAAAGCGCTTACCGCGGAAGTTCGGCATCGGGTTCGATTTGCGCCAGACCACGTCGTTCAGGATCCAGTAACCCTGGTTCTGAAGCTCCGCCCCCATGCGAAACACATTGTGATACGAACCGATCACCCAGATCGCGCCATCGGGTTTCA
This DNA window, taken from Aliiroseovarius sp. F47248L, encodes the following:
- a CDS encoding DsbA family protein codes for the protein MTRILPILLAALLLIGGGAYYMSQNNGSVPGVTIAEAQDADVELAPDMILGDENAPLTVIEYASFTCPHCANFHDTVFKDLKKNYIDTGKIQFVHREVYFDRFGLWAGMIARCGGDDRYFGLTNLIYSGQKEWIGDGDPSNILDNLRKIGRTAGMNDEQMDACLQDEAMAQSMVAAYQKNATADEINATPSFVIDGETYSNMSYDDFAKLIDEKLES
- a CDS encoding DciA family protein, whose protein sequence is MPDVSQPKDKQRRRKGFERTSSLLSTRIRKTSEVRGFAVTRVLTHWAEIVGDATATIAKPVEVSYARGGMGATLTVLTTGAQAPMLEMQKETLREKVNAVYGYNAIARIRITQTAPIGFAEGQAQFTSAPKKAPVIDEKTNARAAEVTADVTDAGLRDALETLARNVLTKQKHDRG
- the mutY gene encoding A/G-specific adenine glycosylase → MCDAPKPADLLTWYDCHARELPWRVSPSDRAAGVVPNPYAVWLSEIMLQQTTVAAVRDYFTRFMALWPTVEALADADDDRVMGEWAGLGYYARARNLLKCARTITHLGGFPRTRAELEKLPGIGPYTSAAISAIAFDLPETVVDGNVERVMARVFQIETPLTDAKPQLKECAASLTPDTRPGDYAQAVMDLGATICTPKSPACGICPWSANCKARRAGVQTSLPARKPKTPKPTRYGIVYLVRRADGAWLVERRPERGLLGGMLGWPGAEWGDTAIEAAPLQANWNDPGVEVRHTFTHFHLRLSLRVARVSNTTQVQTGSFQNIRPSDLPTVMRKAYDVAKAALPD
- a CDS encoding alkane 1-monooxygenase — translated: MVPSSTISRFRNAAPFGVSLFLPVLVCIAAAKGGWYLLLPPLGTWWFYAVLDAAVGRYTENADPNTAESDLFWYRFITLIWFPIQFVMIFGMIWYVTGADHLSLLEKFFVFFGVGVLSGSIGIVYAHELMHQSNRLERWLADLLLATVLYSHFRTEHLLVHHPYVGTTRDAVTARYNEGFHRYFFRVLRQTPGSAWRAEKAMLARRGLSALDGSNPFWRYGALQLICCIFSVLIGGWLGLALFAYQAFIAIWQLELTNYVEHYGLTRKHLGDGKYERVMPHHSWNADHRASNWLLINLQRHSDHHYKPARRFPLLQTYADSEAPQLPFGYPVMTVAALIPPVWRRVMNPRVRAWRKLHYPEITDWSAYKAGTLPPPGVH
- a CDS encoding glutathione S-transferase codes for the protein MLPILYSFRRCPYAIRARLAIASSGVQVELREILLRDKPQAFLDASPTATVPCLVTADSVLDESFDIMRWALAQNDPDALCDMPSAGFDQIDIFDGPFKRALDQTKYAVRHPDSDPEVTRAEAMKILAVLETQLGGGWLFGNRPTLADFATLPFIRQFAMIDKPRFEAEATPRVSAWLEKFLASDRLANVMQKYPPWKTGDAPTTFP
- a CDS encoding site-specific DNA-methyltransferase, yielding MKTKTTTKAAVDLPLNQIIDGDCIKVMNSLPENSVDLIFADPPYNLQLKGELHRPDNSKVDAVDDDWDQFDSFKAYDQFTRAWLKAARRILKPDGAIWVIGSYHNVFRMGAELQNQGYWILNDVVWRKSNPMPNFRGKRFTNAHETMIWASKSEGAKYTFNYEALKALNEGIQMRSDWVLPICTGHERLKDENGDKAHPTQKPESLLHRVLVGSTNPGDVILDPFFGTGTTGAVAKMLGRDFIGIEREAAYRKVAEKRIAKVRKFDKEALTTTPSKRAEPRVPFGQLVERGMLRPGEVLTSPRGKTAKVRADGTLISGEARGSIHQVGAALESAPSCNGWTYWFFKQDGKKVPIDLLRQQIRAEMN